DNA sequence from the Blastomonas fulva genome:
CTCTGCCCCCGGCACATGACGGCTGGTGATCGCGCAATTGCGGCCTGCGGTCTTGGCCTGGTACAGCGCGCCATCGGCCCGAGCGTACAGCGCCCGCGCGGTGTCGCCCGGATGCCAGTTGGCCACCCCGATGCTGACCGTAATGCTGAGCGCCAGATTGCCATGCACCTCGAAGCTGTTGCGGGCGATCGCGGCGCGGATGCGTTCGGCAATGGCATCGGCGATCACCGGGCGCGCGCGATCGAGGATGATCACGAACTCCTCGCCGCCCATGCGGCCCAGCGCATCGCCCGGCCGCAGCAGCGACTGCATCAGCTGCGCCAGCACGCGCAACGCATCGTCGCCGGCAACATGGCCATGGCGGTCGTTGATCGCCTTGAAGTTGTCGACATCCACCACCAGCACCGCCATCGCGCTGCCCGCGCGCACGCGGATCAGCCGGTCATCCAGCTCGGCCAGAATCTTGCGCCGGTTGGCGATGCCGGTCAGCGGATCGATCTCGGACAGCAGGCGCAGCTTGTCGTTGGCCTGGTTGAGCGCGGATGTACGCTCCGCCACCCGCTCTTCCAGCAGGCTGTGCGACTGGCGGATGGCGCTTGCCATGGTTTCGAACCAGCGGACCAGCCGGGTGACCTCGTTGCTGCTCCTGTCGCGATCGGGCAGCACCAGGATCGCATCGTTGGCCAGCTCGCGGGTGATGCGCTGCGCATCGCGCGTCAGCCGCCGCAGGGGCTTGCCGACCAGGCTGCGCAAGGCCAGCGTCACCGCCAGAATGCACACGAACAAGGCAACCACCGCCATCCCCGCGATCCGCGGAATGGGCCGCAGCGCCTCTGCCAGGATCAGCCTTTCGGGCTTGACGGTCAGTGCATACCAGCCCGCGCCCGGGATCGCCTGCAGCGAGACATAGGCGTCGAGATCGTCCGCCTTGCCGGTGAATCCGGACTTGCCGTGCTTGCGCACCAGCGCCCACAGCGCCCGCAGCTCGGGCTTGTCGCTGGTGGTGATATCGAGATACTGGCCGGTCCTGCTGCTGTGCTGCAGCGTGTATTCGGGGTGATAGATCAGTCGCCCTTCGCGCGAGACCAGGATCACGTTGTCGTCGCTGTTGTCGGCAAAATGCCCGGCAGGCACCACCTGATCGAGCGGCATCGAGGTGCCGAAGGTGCCTATATGCCGCCCGTCGCGATCGACGGGGGTCATGCAGCCGGTCGTCCAGACCTGCCGGTTCTGCAGCGATATCAGCGATTGCAGGCCGGTGCACAACATGGATCGAGCCGGGTTGGCCGTCTGGGTGGAAATGGTCGCGAACTCGGCGTCCTGGAAACCGAAGCTGGCAGGCGCGGTCCTGCGGTAATATTCCAGCCGATCAGGGCGGTCGGGGGCGAAGATCACCATGGCGTTGGCCGGGGTGAAGAAATACAGGCTCTCGATCTCGAACCGGCTGCCTTCGCCCAGCGCGCGAACCGCATGGGTTGCCGCGACCATGTCGCGCACCGCCTCAAGATCGTTGGCCACGCCGCCGGGGACAAAGGCCGCCATGCCCTCGACATGGCCGATCGCGGTGCGGCCACCGTCGAACATCACATCGGTGCTGCGGCGGGTGCCATCGGCGCCGAGCGGATAGAGCGCATCGAACTCGCGCCGCGCCTGTGCGGGCGTCAGCGTCGCACGCTCGGCACGGAACAGATCGATGGCGCGGGCCTGGGTGCGGGCGATGCGGTCGAAGCGCTGGGCCAGCTCGTCGACGATTTTTGCGTTGCGCTGATCCAGCCGCACCAGAGACTCATCGATGGCGGTGTTCTGCTCCTGCCCAAAGGCCACCACAGCAGTCGCGGCGATGACGAGCGTCAGGCCGACGGCCATGCTCCACGCCGTCCGCGCGCTGATCGACAGCGAATTGTGCCAAAGTCGGAGCCGGACGAACATGCGCCCTTGTCCGTCATTTTGGTTAATGAACTGCAAATACAGGGGGCTGGATCGCGCCAGGGCGGATATGTCCTATCCCCCATGGCAACTTTCGGGCCATCGGTGCAGCTGTGATCCGGGTCATGGTTTGACCGGTCACGGACGCTACGGTACGATGCGTCAGGGTCGATAGCAGTTCCTGTCAGGAGAAGCTTGCGATGGGTGCGAATGTCTTGAACATCACGATGCGGTCCGCAGCGTTGGCGGCGATGATCGCCATGGCGCTGCCGGCGCCAGCGGCGGCGCAATTCGGCGGCCTGTTGCGCAGCAAGCCCAGGGCCAGCGGCAAGACCGCCACCGGGTGCGACGACAGCGCGGGCAAGTCGGTGGGCCGTTCGGTCATCGGCGGCATGCTGGGCAGCGTCACCGGGCGGATCGGCGGCATCGCCAATTTCCTGCCGGTGCCGGAAGTCGCCGGGCTGCTCACCGACGCCATCGCGTGCAAGCTGGAGCCCGAGGAGCAGAAAAAGGCCGCCGATGCCACGTTGGAGGCGACGCGCGGCGAGGAGGTGGGGAGCAGCTCGACCTGGACCAGCGAGACCCGCAAGGACGTGTCGGGAACCTCCACCGTGGTGGGCAAGACCCAGCTCGCGGACGGATCGACCTGCATGAATGTCAACGATGTCATCATCGTCGAGGGCGAGGAGACCACGGTGTCGAAGAAGATGTGCAAGAAGCCGGGCGCAGCGCGCTATGAAATCGCGCAGGCCTGACAGGATGCGGACCGCCCGCCGATCC
Encoded proteins:
- a CDS encoding sensor domain-containing diguanylate cyclase → MFVRLRLWHNSLSISARTAWSMAVGLTLVIAATAVVAFGQEQNTAIDESLVRLDQRNAKIVDELAQRFDRIARTQARAIDLFRAERATLTPAQARREFDALYPLGADGTRRSTDVMFDGGRTAIGHVEGMAAFVPGGVANDLEAVRDMVAATHAVRALGEGSRFEIESLYFFTPANAMVIFAPDRPDRLEYYRRTAPASFGFQDAEFATISTQTANPARSMLCTGLQSLISLQNRQVWTTGCMTPVDRDGRHIGTFGTSMPLDQVVPAGHFADNSDDNVILVSREGRLIYHPEYTLQHSSRTGQYLDITTSDKPELRALWALVRKHGKSGFTGKADDLDAYVSLQAIPGAGWYALTVKPERLILAEALRPIPRIAGMAVVALFVCILAVTLALRSLVGKPLRRLTRDAQRITRELANDAILVLPDRDRSSNEVTRLVRWFETMASAIRQSHSLLEERVAERTSALNQANDKLRLLSEIDPLTGIANRRKILAELDDRLIRVRAGSAMAVLVVDVDNFKAINDRHGHVAGDDALRVLAQLMQSLLRPGDALGRMGGEEFVIILDRARPVIADAIAERIRAAIARNSFEVHGNLALSITVSIGVANWHPGDTARALYARADGALYQAKTAGRNCAITSRHVPGAERSAA